In Ferroplasma sp., a single window of DNA contains:
- the gyrB gene encoding DNA topoisomerase (ATP-hydrolyzing) subunit B, which translates to MDKAMDNYDASQIQILEGLKAVRKVPGMYIGSTGPEGLHHMVYEVVDNCIDEAMAGYGSDINIVIYRDGSLSVEDDGRGIPVDIHPKYKRPGLEIVMTELHSGAKFDKKVYKVTGGLHGVGVHVVNALSDYLIALVKKEGKIYYEKFKQGVPVSGLKVIGRLEQSEDPEISNIELKYPEHGTVIKFFPDATIFDSIDFSYQTISQRIMDLAFLNPNITIELTDQRSGKHEKFHFEGGLVEYVQFLNQGKEAVNKEPIYCHEAYKDYVVEFALQYTDGISGVEESFVNNIKTPEGGTHMTGFHTGLSRAVLDYAKSKNLIKGVTALTGDDTREGLTAVIHVKMFNPQFEGQTKEKLGNSVVKSIVSSITEKYLKDYFESYPPVADAIIKRVLAAAAAREASRKAKELVRRKTALESGTLPGKLADCSSNDSDKTEVYIVEGDSAGGSAKQARNREYQAILPLRGKILNVEKSNDNKALENEEIKNLITAIGTNIKDKFDIKNLRYGKIIIMTDADVDGAHIRTLLLTFFYRFMNELIQGGHVYFAQPPLFRVQKGNEIVYVFSEDEKDKEVARMGKNVVIQRFKGLGEMNPEQLWETTMNPETRKLVQVSIEDALYADQLFNILMGEKVEPRRKFIEDNARYVQNLDI; encoded by the coding sequence ATGGATAAAGCAATGGACAATTATGATGCATCACAGATACAGATTCTCGAGGGACTCAAGGCGGTTAGAAAAGTTCCCGGAATGTATATAGGGTCTACGGGGCCAGAAGGGCTTCACCATATGGTATACGAAGTTGTTGACAACTGTATAGACGAGGCTATGGCAGGCTATGGCTCTGATATTAATATAGTAATATACAGGGATGGCTCATTATCAGTAGAAGATGATGGCAGGGGAATTCCGGTAGATATACATCCAAAGTACAAGAGACCGGGACTGGAAATAGTCATGACAGAGCTCCACAGCGGTGCAAAATTTGACAAGAAAGTCTATAAGGTTACAGGTGGGCTTCATGGTGTTGGTGTCCATGTTGTGAATGCACTTTCTGATTATCTTATAGCCCTTGTAAAGAAGGAAGGTAAGATTTATTACGAAAAATTCAAGCAGGGAGTGCCTGTATCTGGATTGAAGGTTATTGGCAGGTTAGAACAATCTGAGGACCCGGAAATCAGCAATATTGAGCTGAAATATCCTGAACATGGCACTGTGATAAAATTTTTCCCGGACGCAACAATATTCGATAGCATAGATTTTTCATATCAAACAATTTCACAGAGAATAATGGATCTTGCGTTCCTGAATCCAAATATAACTATAGAACTCACTGACCAGAGGTCCGGCAAACACGAAAAATTCCACTTTGAGGGTGGGCTGGTTGAGTATGTCCAGTTCCTGAACCAGGGCAAGGAGGCAGTCAATAAGGAGCCCATATACTGCCATGAGGCATATAAGGACTATGTTGTTGAATTTGCACTCCAGTACACCGACGGAATCAGTGGGGTGGAAGAAAGTTTTGTCAATAATATTAAAACGCCAGAGGGTGGAACACATATGACAGGTTTCCATACCGGCCTTTCCAGGGCTGTTCTTGACTACGCTAAATCAAAGAATTTAATAAAAGGCGTAACAGCACTCACCGGGGACGATACCAGAGAGGGGCTCACTGCAGTAATCCATGTTAAGATGTTCAATCCACAGTTCGAGGGACAGACCAAGGAAAAGCTTGGCAACTCTGTTGTCAAAAGCATTGTGTCCTCCATAACTGAAAAATATCTGAAGGACTACTTCGAATCATATCCACCTGTTGCAGATGCAATAATCAAGAGGGTGCTTGCTGCCGCCGCGGCAAGGGAGGCATCCAGAAAGGCAAAGGAGCTTGTCAGGAGGAAAACAGCACTGGAGAGCGGGACACTGCCGGGAAAACTCGCGGATTGCTCATCAAACGATTCTGATAAAACAGAAGTTTACATTGTTGAGGGGGATTCTGCGGGAGGTTCTGCAAAGCAGGCGAGAAACAGGGAATATCAGGCAATACTTCCACTTAGAGGCAAAATATTAAATGTTGAAAAATCCAATGATAACAAGGCCCTGGAAAATGAGGAAATAAAAAATCTTATAACAGCCATAGGGACAAACATCAAGGATAAGTTTGATATAAAGAACCTCCGTTATGGCAAAATTATCATAATGACCGATGCGGATGTTGACGGTGCACATATAAGGACACTGCTCCTGACATTCTTCTACAGATTTATGAATGAGCTAATACAGGGAGGGCATGTATACTTTGCCCAGCCGCCGTTATTCCGTGTCCAGAAGGGAAACGAAATAGTATATGTTTTCAGTGAGGACGAAAAGGATAAAGAGGTGGCCAGAATGGGAAAGAATGTGGTTATACAGAGATTCAAGGGTCTGGGAGAGATGAATCCTGAACAGTTATGGGAAACCACAATGAACCCAGAAACCAGAAAACTTGTACAGGTGAGCATAGAGGATGCACTGTACGCTGACCAGCTTTTCAATATACTCATGGGGGAGAAGGTTGAGCCCAGGAGAAAATTCATAGAGGACAACGCGAGGTACGTCCAGAATCTTGACATATAG
- the gyrA gene encoding DNA gyrase subunit A, with protein sequence MLLRPIEEEIKTSYLDYAMSVIVSRAIPDFRDGLKPVQRRIIYSMFELGVTHDKPYKKSARIIGETMGKYHPHGDSSIYEALARMAQDFSLRYTLIDGQGNFGSIDGDAPAAMRYTEARLGRMAEEMVRDIEKETVPFSPNFDGSLDEPVYFPSRIPQLLINGTSGIAVGMATNMVPHNLTEVSDAIMHAIDHPDCNVEDLLKFVKGPDFPGGGVIYRNSDLLNIYRTGHGKVFCQGEIDDTEKKKIIIKTLPYGVNKALYIQNVAEQVKNGVINNISDIRDESDRNGIRVVIKVKNEDSKGLTINQLYEHTPLETTIGVNNLVLLNNEPKVMTLDEMILGFINFRLDIIKKRSIYDVNRLLDREHILSGLAIALQNIDLVIKIIKSSDNTEIARTSLMTQLNLSEKQAVAILDMRLQRLTGLEIRKINEELVSIKENIARLNQIINNDSARRDVLKQETLEIKKQFGDERRTGILNRDINSRNDEDLIPNEESIMILSENGLIKRVSTEEYNVQRRGGKGTITATRKEDTVRSILSCMSHDMIYFFTNTGRVLKAKAYTIEKKSRTSLGSIGGTFLKMGENEKIRQIMKSPESSKNHLIIVTKKGFIKKTPVKEILDMRESGLKIIKLDDQDEVVSVMDLEMPSKIFVAASNNKAAVFLSDEVSVTGRASRGVKSMKLNGAEVINSFLVNDNDTVMSITENGLGKRTSITDFSIHHRGTSGNLIFKESERTGSLVTAIPVQDGQEVLIVTRNNKTIRLNSDEIRIQSRVTSGVKLINVDDNDQVVTASVL encoded by the coding sequence ATGTTACTTAGACCGATTGAAGAAGAAATCAAAACATCATATCTCGATTATGCAATGAGTGTAATTGTCAGCAGGGCCATACCGGATTTTCGTGATGGATTAAAGCCAGTTCAGAGAAGGATAATATATTCCATGTTTGAGCTCGGCGTTACCCACGATAAACCATACAAAAAATCAGCCCGTATTATAGGAGAAACCATGGGTAAATACCATCCACATGGGGATTCATCAATATACGAGGCGCTGGCAAGAATGGCCCAGGATTTTTCACTGAGATATACATTGATAGATGGCCAGGGGAACTTCGGGTCAATTGACGGGGATGCACCTGCAGCAATGAGGTATACAGAGGCCAGACTGGGGAGGATGGCTGAGGAAATGGTAAGGGATATTGAAAAGGAAACAGTGCCATTTAGCCCCAACTTTGATGGTTCCCTGGATGAGCCCGTGTATTTTCCCTCCAGAATTCCCCAGCTGCTTATAAATGGGACATCTGGCATTGCTGTTGGAATGGCTACAAATATGGTGCCGCACAATCTCACAGAGGTTTCTGACGCAATCATGCATGCCATAGATCATCCAGATTGCAATGTCGAAGATTTGCTGAAATTTGTTAAGGGCCCTGATTTCCCGGGCGGTGGGGTCATTTACCGTAATTCTGACCTTTTGAATATATACAGGACAGGCCACGGCAAGGTTTTCTGCCAGGGCGAGATAGACGATACAGAAAAGAAAAAAATAATCATAAAAACACTGCCATATGGTGTCAATAAGGCATTGTATATACAGAACGTGGCGGAACAGGTTAAGAATGGCGTAATCAACAACATCTCCGATATAAGGGATGAAAGTGACAGAAATGGTATAAGAGTTGTCATAAAGGTTAAAAATGAAGATAGCAAGGGGCTTACAATCAACCAGCTATATGAGCACACTCCGCTTGAAACTACAATAGGCGTAAACAACCTTGTCCTGCTCAACAATGAGCCCAAGGTAATGACACTGGATGAAATGATTCTTGGGTTCATTAATTTCAGGTTAGATATAATAAAGAAGCGTTCAATTTACGATGTTAACAGGCTGCTGGACAGGGAGCATATACTTTCGGGCCTTGCCATAGCCCTACAGAATATTGATCTCGTAATAAAAATAATAAAATCATCTGATAATACTGAGATAGCCAGAACATCATTGATGACCCAGCTAAATCTTTCTGAAAAGCAGGCTGTTGCGATACTGGACATGAGGCTACAGAGATTAACAGGGCTGGAAATAAGGAAGATAAATGAGGAACTGGTAAGCATTAAGGAAAACATAGCCAGACTGAATCAGATTATAAATAACGATTCCGCAAGGCGTGACGTATTAAAGCAGGAAACGCTGGAGATCAAAAAGCAGTTCGGGGATGAAAGGAGAACCGGCATACTCAACAGGGATATCAATTCAAGGAATGACGAGGACCTCATACCCAATGAAGAATCAATAATGATACTTAGCGAAAACGGACTGATCAAAAGGGTTTCCACCGAGGAATATAATGTCCAGAGAAGAGGGGGCAAGGGCACAATAACTGCCACCAGAAAGGAAGATACTGTAAGAAGCATACTTTCATGCATGTCCCATGATATGATCTACTTCTTTACCAACACTGGCAGGGTACTGAAGGCCAAGGCATACACAATAGAAAAGAAATCCCGTACATCCCTTGGAAGCATCGGTGGGACTTTCCTGAAAATGGGGGAAAACGAAAAAATTAGACAGATAATGAAGTCTCCGGAAAGTTCCAAAAATCATCTTATTATAGTAACCAAGAAAGGGTTCATCAAAAAAACTCCTGTAAAGGAGATACTGGATATGCGTGAGTCGGGGCTTAAAATAATAAAGCTGGATGACCAGGATGAAGTTGTTTCTGTAATGGATCTGGAAATGCCATCAAAAATATTTGTGGCCGCTTCAAATAATAAGGCTGCTGTATTCCTCAGCGATGAGGTATCTGTAACTGGCCGTGCTTCACGTGGTGTAAAATCAATGAAGTTAAACGGTGCAGAGGTAATTAATTCATTCCTGGTGAACGATAACGATACGGTTATGAGCATAACAGAGAATGGTCTTGGCAAGAGGACATCGATAACTGATTTCTCAATCCACCACAGGGGCACATCTGGCAATCTAATATTCAAGGAAAGTGAGAGAACCGGTTCTCTGGTTACTGCCATACCAGTTCAGGATGGTCAGGAAGTTCTTATTGTAACAAGAAACAATAAAACAATAAGGCTCAACTCTGATGAAATCAGGATTCAGTCAAGGGTAACCTCAGGGGTTAAGCTCATTAATGTTGATGACAATGACCAGGTGGTTACGGCATCCGTCCTGTGA
- a CDS encoding homoserine dehydrogenase, with protein MDISLVGLGHIGKAVVGILNENHEYFKSKFNADIRVISVSDSRNTVYDRNGLNLDKVLMYKERKELDEVAEVINQDEIYSLHSDIIVDMSPATKDGIAGMKMYTGAFEAGKHVVTSNKAPLALHWKEIMESSVKNRKKILYESSVGGGVPLFNLNKYSLKSSKLLEFRGQVSSTINFVLNQMIAGVDFHEAIKTAQNMGIAETDYRDDTNGLDGARKTVIIANALLGKDYTLKDVAYEGIDDIKDINYMKNSGEVYRVLSHITGGTDPVIESKIFTIKQEDPVASMDSLSMGYLERTDNNDDLTVFEKHDGPLETAAQVVNDILLLS; from the coding sequence ATGGATATTTCTCTTGTGGGGTTGGGTCACATAGGAAAGGCAGTAGTTGGCATTCTAAATGAAAATCATGAATATTTCAAATCTAAATTTAATGCAGATATAAGGGTGATATCTGTTTCAGATTCCAGAAATACAGTTTATGACAGGAATGGGTTAAATCTGGATAAGGTTCTCATGTACAAGGAGAGAAAAGAACTTGATGAGGTTGCTGAGGTTATCAATCAGGATGAAATTTACTCCCTGCATTCAGATATAATAGTGGACATGTCACCGGCAACAAAGGATGGAATAGCAGGAATGAAAATGTATACCGGCGCATTTGAGGCTGGAAAGCACGTTGTAACATCCAATAAGGCACCACTGGCGCTCCACTGGAAGGAGATTATGGAATCTTCAGTGAAAAACAGGAAAAAAATACTTTACGAATCCTCTGTTGGTGGGGGTGTCCCCCTTTTTAATCTGAATAAATATTCATTAAAATCATCAAAACTTCTGGAATTCAGGGGGCAGGTAAGTTCCACAATAAATTTTGTATTAAATCAGATGATTGCCGGAGTTGATTTCCATGAGGCTATAAAAACAGCACAGAACATGGGAATAGCTGAGACCGATTATCGTGATGACACAAATGGCCTTGATGGTGCCAGAAAAACGGTGATCATTGCCAACGCACTTCTTGGGAAGGATTATACCCTGAAAGATGTGGCATATGAGGGCATTGATGATATAAAGGATATCAACTATATGAAAAATTCTGGAGAAGTTTACCGGGTACTTTCACATATAACCGGTGGTACAGATCCAGTTATAGAATCTAAAATATTCACCATAAAGCAGGAAGATCCAGTAGCTTCTATGGATTCCCTCTCCATGGGATACCTGGAGAGAACCGACAATAATGATGATTTGACCGTTTTTGAAAAGCACGATGGCCCGCTGGAAACAGCAGCCCAGGTCGTCAATGATATTCTCCTTCTTTCATAA
- the proC gene encoding pyrroline-5-carboxylate reductase — translation MKVGIIGAGTVGKSIAEGIKNDFSISLSSGSFEKLKKWNNERFQIFDNNVDNAKNADIILLTIKPGISDSVMEEIRTACKNKLVISFMAGVTLDHMQEKLKESHIARAMPSIPMIVQKSVTAYSYKNLHDAEIELLKKILAGFGSYVKVDESNMDAVTGLSGSGPAFVAIMADSMINAGILAGIPRQQATDLVIDTFINTMQLMREKGISASDLRDEVMTPGGTTVTGIYEMEKANVRTAIANAVLGSYRKAQEIGRKN, via the coding sequence ATGAAAGTTGGAATAATAGGTGCAGGCACAGTTGGAAAATCCATAGCAGAGGGCATAAAGAATGATTTCAGCATATCCCTGAGTTCAGGTTCATTTGAGAAATTAAAAAAATGGAACAACGAAAGGTTTCAAATTTTTGATAATAATGTTGACAACGCAAAGAATGCAGATATAATTCTTCTAACCATAAAACCGGGTATATCGGACTCTGTAATGGAGGAAATCCGCACAGCGTGCAAAAATAAACTTGTAATATCATTCATGGCCGGCGTGACACTGGATCATATGCAGGAAAAGTTAAAGGAATCACATATTGCCAGGGCAATGCCCAGTATACCCATGATCGTGCAGAAGTCTGTTACTGCATACAGTTACAAAAATCTCCATGATGCGGAGATCGAACTGTTGAAAAAGATTCTTGCAGGATTTGGATCCTATGTGAAGGTTGACGAGTCCAATATGGATGCTGTTACAGGATTAAGTGGCAGTGGCCCAGCCTTCGTTGCAATCATGGCCGATTCCATGATAAATGCAGGAATACTGGCAGGAATACCCAGACAGCAGGCAACAGATCTTGTAATTGATACCTTTATAAATACAATGCAGCTCATGAGGGAGAAAGGCATATCTGCATCTGATCTCCGTGATGAAGTCATGACTCCTGGCGGAACTACTGTAACAGGCATATACGAAATGGAGAAGGCAAATGTCAGAACTGCTATTGCAAATGCGGTACTGGGTTCATATAGAAAGGCTCAGGAAATTGGCAGGAAAAACTGA